The DNA window ACCGGAGGTGTCGGTGGATGATCATCGGGCGTGTACCAGCCGGCATCCGACAGCTCGTCTTCCTGAAGCACAAGATCCCCACCTTGATAATCCGCAAAAAAGCCCATCATCATTTGGTGTGGAAACGGCCAAGGCTGGGAGCTTTGGTACCGAATGTTCGCCACATCCAAACCGGTTTCTTCTTTCACTTCTCGAACGACCGCTTGCTCCAGATTCTCTCCGGGCTCAACAAAACCGGCAATCAAACTATAAAAGTTACGGGTAACCCGGGACGACTTGGCCAAAAGAAACCGGTTATCACGACGAATAACCACGATCACACACGGTGAAATTCTGGGATACCAAGGAACGTTACATCGTCCGCACCAGCGGGCACGTTCACGTGGGTGAGCTTGCGTCGCTTCTCCGCAGCGCCCGCAGAAACGATGGTCTTGCCACCATTGCCAAACCTGAAACCCGGTGCTGAGTAGCTCTACTGGCGCAGCCGGAGCTTGTAGAATTGCGTCTCTGAGCGTCACAGTGCTAAGGCCCGGCAAACCGGTGTCCGGCAAAGTACTGACAAA is part of the Marinobacter sp. JH2 genome and encodes:
- the nudC gene encoding NAD(+) diphosphatase — encoded protein: MMNHSAQWVPGWSDDTPKQGDLLLAFSGSSILKPGNGWFLRWGGPEMGDSRPEALSLGTWCGHRLFVSTLPDTGLPGLSTVTLRDAILQAPAAPVELLSTGFQVWQWWQDHRFCGRCGEATQAHPRERARWCGRCNVPWYPRISPCVIVVIRRDNRFLLAKSSRVTRNFYSLIAGFVEPGENLEQAVVREVKEETGLDVANIRYQSSQPWPFPHQMMMGFFADYQGGDLVLQEDELSDAGWYTPDDHPPTPPVTTISGQLIQAMKEEIAAAGASS